From Streptomyces griseorubiginosus, one genomic window encodes:
- a CDS encoding toxic anion resistance protein: MTSMNDNDTFTLTPPEPVAAVPREKAGGLVPVDDSVRTAMADKASAYVEGLAALDARSPEFAGKVGEITGLGAGEMRSAAAQSNRMLERTVRSLPDKGGDAQSQVAGSLVELRRVVEDLDPRDLPAAKGRKFLSRLPGGNKLRDHVAKYASAQGTLNRIVGSLRGGQDELRRDNAALQTERVRLWETMGKLQEYVVLTQALDTAVEQHIAAVGDPGAADSLRADVLFPVRQKHQDLLTQLAVCAQGYLAIDVVRRNNEELIKGVDRAATTTVSALRISVMLASALDNQQKVVEQVNALRGTTEDLIRGNAEMLATQSGEIQRIAADPAVGAETLRSAFQQIYRTLDAIDTYKVQATEAMAATVESLTSELQQASGYLERSRSRGALEGGLG, translated from the coding sequence ATGACATCCATGAACGACAACGACACCTTCACGCTCACTCCGCCCGAGCCGGTGGCCGCCGTGCCCCGCGAGAAGGCCGGCGGGCTCGTCCCCGTCGACGACTCGGTGCGGACGGCCATGGCCGACAAGGCCTCCGCGTACGTCGAGGGGCTCGCGGCGCTCGACGCCCGCTCGCCCGAGTTCGCCGGCAAGGTCGGAGAGATCACCGGGCTCGGTGCCGGCGAGATGCGCAGCGCGGCCGCGCAGTCCAACCGGATGCTGGAGCGGACCGTGCGCAGCCTGCCGGACAAGGGCGGGGACGCCCAGTCGCAGGTGGCCGGCTCGCTGGTCGAACTGCGGCGCGTGGTCGAGGACCTGGACCCGAGGGACCTGCCCGCCGCCAAGGGCCGCAAGTTCCTCTCCCGGCTCCCCGGCGGCAACAAGCTGCGCGACCACGTCGCCAAGTACGCGTCCGCGCAGGGCACGTTGAACCGGATCGTGGGCTCGCTGCGGGGCGGCCAGGACGAACTGCGCCGGGACAACGCCGCGTTGCAGACCGAGCGGGTGCGGCTGTGGGAGACCATGGGCAAGCTCCAGGAGTACGTCGTGCTCACTCAGGCGCTGGACACGGCCGTCGAGCAGCACATCGCCGCCGTGGGAGATCCCGGGGCGGCCGACTCGCTCCGCGCCGACGTGCTCTTCCCGGTGCGGCAGAAGCACCAGGACCTGCTCACCCAACTCGCCGTCTGCGCCCAGGGATACCTGGCGATAGACGTCGTACGGCGCAACAACGAGGAGCTGATCAAGGGCGTCGACCGGGCGGCCACGACCACGGTCTCCGCCCTCAGGATCTCCGTGATGCTGGCCTCCGCGCTCGACAACCAGCAGAAGGTCGTCGAGCAGGTCAACGCGTTGCGCGGGACGACCGAGGACCTGATCCGGGGCAACGCCGAGATGCTGGCCACCCAGAGCGGGGAGATCCAGCGCATCGCCGCCGACCCGGCGGTCGGTGCCGAGACGCTGCGCTCCGCCTTCCAGCAGATCTACCGGACCCTGGACGCGATCGACACGTACAAGGTGCAGGCCACCGAGGCGATGGCGGCGACCGTGGAGTCGCTCACCTCCGAACTCCAGCAGGCGAGCGGGTACTTGGAGCGCAGCCGGTCGCGGGGCGCCCTGGAAGGGGGCCTCGGATGA
- a CDS encoding calcium-binding protein: protein MFTVHARPAPRRQDVCRRRSLLARAGTVTATVLALILTLPGTAAAAPGDLDTSFSGDGKVLTRFADDDQANDVAVQPDGKIVSVGSSGDQSVIEGRWALTRHNADGTPDTGFGDGGTVTTAINNMDPNLQWSEANAVALQPDGKIVVVGYSWREYENCCWFVVARYNADGTLDNGFSGDGRYFADIDGPTEARDVAIDPSGRIVAAGYTGGDMAVLRLNADGTPDTTFGGDGTVTANPAGPTLQEGGDGRALALQSDGKIVVGGEVGSTRFDFALMRFNPNGSVDTSFDGDGIVRTDFGDYEAVEALAIQPDGKIVAAGGNSLARYNPNGSLDTGFDGDGKVVPSGVGVWDLALQPGDGRIVLAGGGGPGDFAVQRYNPDGSQDTGFGTGGTATADFGGADSARGVALQPDGRIVAAGRGGPDSGFALARFLGGGTVPPPPAGVDLSVTKSGPATVSIGDRATYTVTVTNNSTTTNATGVSLTDTFTGPPGTVISATPSQGTCTTAVTCALGTLAPGAKATVTVVAEPRATGILTERATATATQSDPATANNTATVATTVNNARGCTRIGTSGNDSITGTSGNDVICALSGDDTVNAGSGNDTVHAGHGNDRVDGGLGNDTLNAGPGNDTLTGNYGTDNLNTVDSVSGNDTANGGPNTDTCTTDQGDIRVSCP, encoded by the coding sequence ATGTTCACAGTTCATGCGCGACCGGCGCCGCGGCGGCAGGACGTGTGCCGTCGTCGGTCTCTCCTGGCCCGGGCCGGGACCGTCACGGCGACCGTGCTCGCCCTCATCCTGACCCTGCCCGGCACCGCGGCCGCCGCCCCCGGCGACCTGGACACCTCCTTCAGCGGTGACGGCAAGGTGCTCACCCGCTTCGCCGACGACGACCAGGCCAACGACGTCGCGGTGCAGCCCGACGGCAAGATCGTCTCCGTCGGCTCCTCCGGCGACCAGTCCGTGATCGAGGGCCGCTGGGCGCTCACCCGGCACAACGCCGACGGCACCCCGGACACCGGCTTCGGCGACGGCGGCACGGTGACCACCGCCATCAACAACATGGACCCGAACCTCCAGTGGAGCGAGGCCAACGCCGTGGCACTCCAGCCCGACGGCAAGATCGTCGTGGTGGGCTACAGCTGGCGGGAGTACGAGAACTGCTGCTGGTTCGTGGTCGCCCGCTACAACGCCGACGGCACCCTGGACAACGGCTTCAGCGGCGACGGCAGGTACTTCGCCGACATCGACGGCCCGACCGAGGCCCGCGACGTCGCGATCGACCCGTCAGGGCGGATCGTCGCGGCCGGCTACACCGGGGGCGACATGGCGGTGCTCCGCCTCAACGCCGACGGCACCCCGGACACCACCTTCGGCGGCGACGGCACCGTGACCGCCAACCCCGCGGGGCCGACCCTCCAGGAGGGCGGTGACGGACGCGCCCTGGCACTCCAGTCCGACGGGAAGATCGTCGTCGGCGGCGAGGTCGGCTCGACCCGCTTCGACTTCGCCCTGATGCGCTTCAACCCCAACGGCAGCGTGGACACGAGCTTCGACGGCGACGGCATCGTACGCACCGACTTCGGCGACTACGAGGCCGTCGAGGCCCTCGCGATCCAGCCCGACGGGAAGATCGTCGCCGCGGGCGGCAACAGCCTGGCCCGCTACAACCCGAACGGCTCCCTCGACACCGGCTTCGACGGCGACGGCAAGGTCGTCCCGAGCGGCGTCGGCGTCTGGGACCTGGCGCTCCAGCCGGGCGACGGCCGGATCGTCCTCGCCGGTGGCGGCGGGCCGGGCGACTTCGCCGTCCAGCGCTACAACCCCGACGGCAGCCAGGACACCGGCTTCGGCACCGGCGGCACCGCCACCGCCGACTTCGGCGGCGCCGACAGCGCCCGTGGCGTGGCCCTCCAGCCCGACGGCAGGATCGTCGCCGCGGGCCGCGGCGGACCCGACAGCGGCTTCGCGCTGGCCCGTTTCCTCGGCGGCGGCACCGTCCCGCCGCCCCCCGCCGGCGTGGACCTGTCGGTGACCAAGTCCGGACCCGCCACGGTCAGCATCGGTGACCGGGCCACGTACACCGTCACGGTCACCAACAACAGCACCACCACCAACGCCACCGGCGTCTCCCTCACCGACACCTTCACCGGCCCGCCCGGCACGGTGATCTCGGCGACCCCCTCCCAGGGCACCTGCACCACTGCCGTGACCTGCGCCCTCGGCACTCTCGCCCCGGGCGCCAAGGCCACCGTCACCGTCGTCGCCGAGCCCCGCGCCACCGGCATCCTCACCGAACGCGCCACGGCGACCGCGACCCAGAGCGACCCGGCCACCGCGAACAACACCGCCACGGTGGCCACCACCGTCAACAACGCCCGCGGCTGCACCCGCATCGGCACCAGTGGCAACGACAGCATCACCGGCACCTCCGGCAACGACGTGATCTGCGCCCTCAGCGGCGACGACACCGTCAACGCGGGCTCCGGCAACGACACCGTGCACGCCGGCCACGGCAACGACCGCGTCGACGGCGGTCTCGGCAACGACACCCTCAACGCAGGCCCGGGCAACGACACCCTGACCGGCAACTACGGCACCGACAACCTCAACACCGTCGACAGCGTCTCCGGCAACGACACCGCCAACGGCGGCCCCAACACCGACACCTGTACGACCGATCAGGGCGACATCCGCGTCAGCTGCCCCTGA
- a CDS encoding serine protease — protein sequence MRKPLVAVLSALALAGIGAAPAVAAEPAAAGVGKSADTDTVTSVVHDVVTSATAGLSQLTSPSPSLKAVTLAGTVSLSNCSGSVIRFPNSVDTDPALVLSNGHCLTTGFPEPGEVLTNQASSRTFGLLNSAGTKVATLRANKLAYGTMTDTDVSIYQLTTTYASIKNSYGISALTVQDTHPTAGTAITVASGYWKRLYSCNIDGFAYRLKEGDWTWKDSVRYTSACQTIGGTSGSPVIDQATGKVVAVNNTGNEDGERCTENNPCEVDANGNVTVREGINYAQEIYNIPACFTTGNQLNLNASACTLPKP from the coding sequence ATGAGAAAGCCTCTCGTCGCCGTGCTCAGCGCCCTGGCCCTGGCCGGGATCGGCGCGGCACCCGCGGTCGCCGCCGAACCCGCCGCGGCGGGCGTCGGCAAGAGCGCGGACACGGACACCGTCACCTCGGTGGTCCACGACGTGGTCACGTCCGCCACGGCGGGCCTGTCCCAGCTCACCTCACCGTCGCCGTCGCTCAAGGCCGTGACCCTCGCCGGGACCGTCTCGCTCAGCAACTGCTCCGGCTCGGTCATCCGCTTCCCGAACTCCGTGGACACCGACCCGGCGTTGGTGCTCAGCAACGGGCACTGCCTCACCACCGGCTTCCCCGAGCCGGGCGAGGTGCTCACCAACCAGGCCTCCAGCCGGACCTTCGGACTGCTCAACTCCGCCGGCACCAAGGTCGCCACGCTGCGCGCCAACAAGCTCGCCTACGGCACGATGACCGACACGGACGTGTCGATCTACCAGCTCACCACCACGTACGCGTCGATCAAGAACTCGTACGGCATCTCGGCGCTCACCGTGCAGGACACCCACCCGACCGCCGGGACCGCGATCACCGTGGCCTCCGGCTACTGGAAGCGGCTCTACAGCTGCAACATCGACGGGTTCGCGTACCGGCTGAAGGAGGGCGACTGGACCTGGAAGGACTCGGTCCGCTACACCTCCGCCTGCCAGACCATCGGCGGCACCTCGGGCTCGCCCGTCATCGACCAGGCCACTGGCAAGGTCGTCGCCGTCAACAACACCGGCAACGAGGACGGCGAGCGCTGCACGGAGAACAACCCGTGCGAGGTGGACGCCAACGGAAACGTGACCGTCCGCGAGGGCATCAACTACGCCCAGGAGATCTACAACATCCCGGCCTGCTTCACGACGGGCAACCAGCTCAACCTGAACGCGAGTGCGTGCACGTTGCCGAAGCCGTAG
- a CDS encoding pyridoxal phosphate-dependent aminotransferase, with protein MQVIQSTKLANVCYEIRGPVLEEAMRLEAAGHRILKLNTGNPAAFGFEAPPEILEDVLRNVSTAHGYGDAKGLLAARRAVVMHNQTIGIETDVEHVFIGNGVSELIVMAMQGLLDDGDEVLVPAPDYPLWTAAVSLSGGTAVHYRCDEQSDWMPDLADVERKVTDRTKAIVIINPNNPTGAVYDETMIKGLTDIARRHNLLVCSDEIYDKILYDGATHTPTASVAPDLLTLTFNGMSKAYRVAGYRVGWMSISGPRAHADSYIEGLTILANMRLCANMPGQHGVVAALSGRQSINDLVLPGGRLVEQRDVAYELLTQIPGVSCVKPKGALYLFPRLDPKVFKIKDDRRMVLDLLRQEKIMVVQGSGFNWPEPDHFRVVTLPTVGDLRDAVGRIGNFLDGYGQP; from the coding sequence ATGCAGGTGATCCAGTCGACCAAGCTCGCCAACGTCTGTTACGAGATCCGGGGCCCGGTTCTCGAGGAGGCGATGCGCCTGGAAGCGGCCGGGCACCGCATCCTCAAGCTGAACACGGGCAACCCCGCGGCCTTCGGGTTCGAGGCACCGCCGGAGATCCTCGAGGACGTCCTGCGGAACGTGTCGACGGCCCACGGGTACGGCGACGCGAAGGGCCTGCTCGCGGCGCGCCGGGCCGTCGTCATGCACAACCAGACCATCGGCATCGAGACCGACGTCGAGCACGTCTTCATCGGCAACGGCGTCTCCGAGCTGATCGTGATGGCCATGCAGGGCCTGCTCGACGACGGCGACGAGGTCCTCGTACCGGCACCGGACTACCCCCTGTGGACGGCCGCGGTCTCCCTGTCCGGCGGTACGGCCGTGCACTACCGCTGCGACGAGCAGTCCGACTGGATGCCCGACCTCGCGGACGTGGAGCGGAAGGTCACCGACCGCACCAAGGCGATCGTCATCATCAACCCCAACAACCCCACGGGCGCGGTCTACGACGAGACCATGATCAAGGGGCTCACCGACATCGCCCGCCGGCACAACCTGCTGGTCTGCTCCGACGAGATCTACGACAAGATCCTCTACGACGGCGCCACGCACACCCCGACGGCGTCGGTGGCCCCGGATCTGCTCACCCTCACCTTCAACGGCATGTCCAAGGCGTACCGGGTGGCCGGCTACCGGGTGGGCTGGATGTCGATCTCCGGCCCGCGCGCGCACGCCGACTCCTACATCGAGGGCCTGACCATCCTGGCGAACATGCGCCTGTGCGCGAACATGCCGGGACAGCACGGGGTGGTCGCCGCGCTGAGCGGCCGCCAGTCGATCAACGACCTCGTGCTGCCGGGCGGGCGGCTGGTGGAGCAGCGGGACGTGGCGTACGAGCTGCTGACCCAGATCCCCGGCGTGAGCTGTGTGAAGCCGAAGGGGGCGCTGTACCTCTTCCCGCGGCTCGACCCCAAGGTCTTCAAGATCAAGGACGACCGGCGGATGGTCCTGGACCTGCTGCGCCAGGAGAAGATCATGGTCGTCCAGGGGTCCGGCTTCAACTGGCCCGAGCCCGATCACTTCCGGGTGGTGACCCTGCCGACGGTCGGCGATCTGCGGGACGCGGTGGGGCGGATCGGGAACTTCCTGGACGGGTACGGGCAGCCGTAG
- a CDS encoding VWA domain-containing protein codes for MRRRALAGCLAALGLLTACTTQDGTGGVPTPGVPGPAEPGTLRVLASSELGDMAPVLDLVEKDTGVKIRPTYTGTLDAVDMLAKGTVDGRYDALWLSSNDYLRLRPEAAAKVLSETPVMSSPVAVGVKRATVTRLGWKPADVTWSQVEQAVQDGGLTYGMTDPARSHSGFATLVSVASALSGAQSALTDRDVAKATPRLKEFFKGQKLTSGSSGWLAAAYGRRGDVDALLNYESVLKGIPGLTVIRPRDGVITADYPLTSLKSTSARTREDVRRVTEDLRTEKVQREITERTHRRPVVASVPPAAGLDTTRRRELPFPGTRSVADGLLDSYENELRRPSRTVYVLDTSGSMEGDRLDRLKSALTDLTGDFREREEVTLMPFGSKVKDVRTHVVEPSDPGSGLDAIRADTAKLSADGDTAIYTSLEKAYDHLGADDDTFTSIVLMTDGENTAGAKAQDFHAFYAGLDGNRRDIPVFPILFGDSDRSELAHIADLTGGRLFDARQGSLDGAFEEIRGYQ; via the coding sequence ATGAGACGACGCGCACTGGCCGGCTGCCTCGCGGCGCTCGGACTGCTCACCGCCTGCACGACGCAGGACGGTACGGGTGGCGTTCCGACGCCCGGTGTCCCCGGCCCCGCCGAACCGGGCACCCTGCGGGTCCTCGCATCCAGCGAGCTCGGCGACATGGCCCCGGTCCTCGACCTGGTCGAGAAGGACACCGGCGTGAAGATACGGCCGACGTACACCGGCACCCTGGACGCCGTGGACATGCTGGCGAAGGGGACGGTCGACGGCCGTTACGACGCGCTGTGGCTGTCGTCCAACGACTACCTGCGGCTGCGGCCCGAGGCCGCCGCGAAGGTCCTCTCCGAGACCCCGGTCATGTCGAGCCCGGTCGCGGTCGGCGTCAAGCGGGCCACCGTCACCCGGCTCGGCTGGAAGCCCGCGGACGTCACCTGGTCGCAGGTCGAACAGGCGGTCCAGGACGGCGGGTTGACGTACGGCATGACGGACCCGGCCCGCTCCCACTCCGGCTTCGCCACCCTGGTCTCGGTGGCCTCCGCCCTCTCCGGCGCCCAGTCGGCGCTCACCGACCGGGACGTCGCCAAGGCCACGCCCCGGCTGAAGGAGTTCTTCAAGGGCCAGAAGCTGACCTCGGGTTCCTCGGGCTGGCTGGCCGCGGCCTACGGCCGGCGCGGTGACGTGGACGCCCTGCTCAACTACGAGTCCGTCCTCAAGGGCATCCCGGGCCTGACCGTGATCCGCCCCCGCGACGGCGTGATCACCGCCGACTACCCGCTCACCTCGCTGAAGTCCACGAGCGCGCGGACCCGCGAGGACGTCCGGCGGGTGACGGAGGACCTGCGGACCGAGAAGGTCCAGCGGGAGATCACCGAGCGCACCCACCGCCGCCCGGTCGTCGCCTCCGTACCGCCGGCCGCCGGTCTCGACACGACCCGGCGCCGCGAACTCCCCTTCCCGGGCACCCGTTCCGTCGCCGACGGCCTGCTCGACTCGTACGAGAACGAACTGCGCCGCCCGTCACGGACCGTGTACGTCCTGGACACCTCGGGCTCGATGGAGGGCGACCGCCTGGACCGCCTCAAGTCGGCCCTCACCGACCTCACCGGGGACTTCCGCGAGCGCGAGGAGGTCACGCTGATGCCGTTCGGGTCGAAGGTGAAGGACGTAAGAACGCATGTGGTCGAGCCGTCGGACCCCGGGTCCGGCCTGGACGCGATCCGCGCCGACACGGCGAAGCTCTCCGCGGACGGGGACACCGCGATCTACACCTCGCTGGAGAAGGCGTACGACCATCTCGGCGCCGACGACGACACGTTCACGTCGATCGTGCTGATGACGGACGGCGAGAACACGGCGGGCGCGAAGGCGCAGGACTTCCACGCCTTCTACGCCGGGCTCGACGGGAACCGGCGGGACATCCCCGTCTTCCCGATCCTGTTCGGCGACTCCGACCGCTCCGAGCTGGCCCACATCGCCGACCTGACCGGCGGCCGTCTCTTCGACGCCCGACAGGGCTCGCTGGACGGCGCCTTCGAGGAGATCCGTGGCTATCAGTAG
- a CDS encoding substrate-binding domain-containing protein — translation MRRIVGIVLAVLLIGGVVAAVVAGREADDKGTATKTVRGVIGSEKAEFFEDPDVVKALAAKGFTVKAETSGSWAMEGLDLEGYDFAFPSSQAPAAELAAKYKVRGTLPRPFYSPLVVVAHRNAAGVLAGNGLATLDEAHRGTLRMAAYLDAARADRTWQQLTGADRYGELTGTLYLSSTDPETSNSGALYLAAASYVANGGKVVAGAAEVTRATPLLHKLVSVQGAQQSSTDAAFRDFVSGAGNPLVLVYESQVASLLADGQQPDDLVVLYPDTTVNSDHTVVPLTENGQALAELLSTDPRLRELEVRHGFRPQGEATEFASAGTYLQQRLTGVRQAPVPTSAVLHELARRARG, via the coding sequence GTGAGACGAATCGTAGGGATCGTCCTCGCGGTTCTGCTGATCGGCGGCGTGGTGGCAGCCGTCGTGGCGGGCCGGGAAGCGGACGACAAGGGCACGGCAACGAAGACCGTGCGTGGAGTGATCGGGTCGGAGAAGGCGGAGTTCTTCGAAGACCCCGACGTGGTGAAGGCCCTCGCCGCCAAGGGCTTCACCGTGAAGGCCGAGACCTCCGGGTCCTGGGCCATGGAGGGCCTCGACCTCGAGGGGTACGACTTCGCGTTCCCGTCCAGTCAGGCCCCGGCCGCCGAGCTCGCCGCGAAGTACAAGGTACGGGGGACCCTCCCCCGCCCCTTCTACTCGCCGCTCGTCGTCGTGGCGCACAGGAACGCCGCCGGGGTCCTCGCGGGCAACGGCCTGGCCACGCTGGACGAGGCGCACCGCGGCACCCTCAGGATGGCCGCCTATCTCGACGCGGCCCGCGCCGACCGCACCTGGCAGCAGCTCACGGGAGCGGACAGGTACGGGGAGCTCACCGGCACCCTGTACCTCTCCAGCACCGACCCGGAGACCTCCAACTCCGGCGCCCTCTACCTCGCCGCCGCCTCCTATGTGGCGAACGGCGGCAAGGTCGTCGCCGGCGCCGCCGAGGTCACCAGGGCAACTCCCCTGCTGCACAAGCTCGTCAGCGTGCAGGGCGCCCAGCAGTCCAGTACGGACGCGGCCTTCCGGGACTTCGTCAGCGGCGCCGGCAATCCGCTGGTCCTCGTCTACGAGTCCCAGGTCGCCTCGCTCCTCGCGGACGGGCAGCAACCGGACGACCTGGTCGTCCTCTACCCGGACACCACGGTCAACAGCGACCACACGGTCGTACCGCTGACCGAGAACGGCCAGGCCCTCGCCGAACTCCTGTCCACCGACCCGCGGTTGCGGGAGCTGGAGGTCCGGCACGGGTTCCGGCCGCAGGGCGAGGCCACCGAGTTCGCCTCGGCCGGCACCTATCTCCAGCAGCGACTGACCGGCGTCCGCCAGGCGCCCGTGCCCACCTCCGCGGTGCTGCACGAGCTGGCGCGACGGGCGCGCGGATAA
- a CDS encoding D-aminoacylase — protein sequence MEELVIRDVDVVDGSGDPSYRADVVVDRGRIVSIVKEAADAGCQRPKARRELDAEGLVLSPGFIDMHAHSDLALLRDPDHSAKAAQGVTLEVLGQDGLSYAPVDDRTLKEVRRAIAGWNGHGDDVDFDWRTVGEYLDRLDRGIAVNAAYLIPQGTVRALVVGWEDREATPEELDRMRRLVAEGMEQGAVGMSSGLTYTPGMYAEDAELTELCRVVARYGGYYCPHHRSYGAGALEAYAEMVALTREAGCSLHLAHATMNFGVNEGRAPELLALLDEALASGADITLDTYPYTPGSTTLAALLPSWASEGGPEEVLKRLADDDTAERIRHDLEVVGADGCHGVPVDWDTIEISGVTDPALTEYVGRRLDGWTTARHLLLADRLAPSILQHVGHEENVRQIMRHPVHTGGSDGILQGAKPHPRAYGTFPRYLGTYVRELGVLSLEECVAHLTSRPASRLRLPDRGLVKEGYRADLVLFDPRTVAPGSTFENPRRLPTGIPHVLIDGEFVIEEGERTEVLAGRAVRRSPMQRNARRF from the coding sequence ATGGAAGAGCTCGTCATCCGGGACGTGGACGTCGTCGACGGCAGCGGCGACCCCTCGTACCGCGCCGACGTGGTCGTGGACCGCGGCCGGATCGTGTCGATCGTCAAGGAGGCGGCCGACGCGGGCTGCCAGCGCCCCAAGGCCCGCCGGGAGCTGGACGCGGAGGGTCTCGTCCTCTCCCCCGGCTTCATCGACATGCACGCCCACAGCGACCTGGCCCTCCTGCGCGACCCCGACCACAGCGCCAAGGCCGCGCAAGGGGTCACGCTGGAGGTTCTGGGCCAGGACGGGCTGTCGTACGCCCCGGTCGACGACCGCACCCTGAAGGAGGTCCGCCGGGCCATCGCCGGCTGGAACGGCCACGGCGACGACGTCGACTTCGACTGGCGGACGGTCGGCGAGTACCTGGACCGCCTGGACCGGGGCATCGCCGTCAACGCGGCCTATCTGATCCCGCAGGGCACGGTCCGCGCCCTCGTCGTGGGCTGGGAGGACCGCGAGGCGACGCCCGAAGAGCTGGACCGTATGCGCCGGTTGGTCGCGGAGGGGATGGAACAGGGCGCGGTGGGGATGTCGTCGGGACTGACCTACACCCCCGGCATGTACGCCGAGGACGCCGAACTCACCGAACTGTGCCGGGTGGTGGCGCGGTACGGCGGCTACTACTGCCCCCACCACCGCTCGTACGGCGCGGGGGCCCTGGAGGCCTACGCGGAGATGGTCGCCCTGACCCGGGAGGCCGGCTGCTCCCTCCATCTCGCCCACGCCACCATGAACTTCGGGGTGAACGAGGGCCGGGCGCCGGAGCTGCTGGCCCTCCTGGACGAGGCGCTGGCGTCGGGCGCCGACATCACCCTCGACACGTACCCCTACACCCCCGGCTCCACCACCCTGGCGGCGCTGCTGCCGAGCTGGGCGAGCGAGGGCGGCCCGGAGGAGGTCCTGAAGAGGCTCGCGGACGACGACACCGCCGAGCGCATCCGCCACGACCTCGAGGTCGTCGGTGCGGACGGCTGCCACGGGGTGCCGGTGGACTGGGACACCATCGAGATCTCGGGAGTCACGGACCCCGCGCTGACGGAGTACGTCGGCCGCCGCCTGGACGGCTGGACGACCGCCCGCCACCTGCTCCTCGCCGACCGGCTGGCCCCCTCGATCCTCCAGCACGTCGGCCACGAGGAGAACGTCCGGCAGATCATGCGCCACCCGGTCCACACCGGGGGCTCGGACGGCATCCTCCAGGGCGCGAAACCGCACCCGAGGGCCTACGGCACCTTCCCGAGGTATCTCGGCACGTACGTACGCGAGTTGGGCGTCCTGTCCCTGGAGGAGTGCGTCGCCCACCTCACCTCACGCCCGGCGTCCAGGCTCCGCCTGCCGGACCGGGGCCTGGTCAAGGAGGGCTACCGGGCCGACCTGGTCCTCTTCGACCCGAGGACGGTGGCCCCGGGCTCGACCTTCGAGAACCCACGCCGACTCCCGACGGGCATCCCCCACGTCCTGATCGACGGCGAGTTCGTGATCGAGGAAGGCGAACGCACAGAGGTCTTGGCGGGCAGGGCGGTCCGTCGCAGTCCCATGCAACGGAACGCCCGACGCTTTTAG